Proteins found in one Strix aluco isolate bStrAlu1 chromosome 29, bStrAlu1.hap1, whole genome shotgun sequence genomic segment:
- the LOC141916245 gene encoding calcium/calmodulin-dependent protein kinase type IV-like isoform X3, with product MPSSKTDSEYWIEGSHREMALEDFYVVGPELGRGATSVVYSCEEKGTGAPYAAKILKKTIDKKIVRTEIGVLLRLSHPNIIKLKEIFETPSEIALVLELVTGGELFDRIVERGFYSERDAAHVVKQILEAVSYLHENGVVHRDLKPENLLYADLSPDAPLKIGDFGLSKIVDEQDTMKTVCGTPGYCAPEILHGCPYGPEVDMWSVGVITYILLCGFEPFFDPRGDQYMYSRILTCDYEFVSPWWDEVSLNAKDLVRKLIVLDPQKRLTVYQALEHPWVTGKAAKFAHMDSTQKKLQEFNARRKLKSDCPAMAKVPVTGAGCES from the exons ATGCCCTCCTCCAAGACCGACAGCGAGTACTGGATCGAGGGGTCCCACCGCGAGATGGCCCTGGAAGATTTCTACGTCGTGGGCCCCGAGCTGGGACG GGGAGCCACCTCGGTGGTGTACAGCTGCGAGGAGAAGGGCACGGGCGCCCCGTACGCCGCCAAGATACTGAAGAAGACG ATCGACAAAAAGATCGTGAGGACGGAGATCGGGGTCCTGCTGCGGCTCTCACACCCCAATATC ATCAAGCTGAAGGAGATTTTTGAGACGCCCTCCGAGATCGCGCTGGTCCTGGAGCTGGTGACGGGAGGAGAGCTCTTCGACAG GATCGTGGAGAGGGGGTTCTACAGCGAGCGGGACGCGGCCCACGTCGTCAAGCAGATCCTGGAAGCTGTTTCG TATCTGCACGAAAACGGAGTCGTCCACCGCGACCTGAAGCCGGAGAACCTGCTCTATGCAGACCTGTCCCCCGATGCTCCCCTTAAAATCG GTGACTTCGGGCTCTCCAAGATCGTGGATGAACAGGACACCATGAAAACCGTCTGCGGGACGCCGGGGTACTGCG CCCCCGAAATCCTCCACGGGTGCCCGTACGGCCCTGAAGTGGATATGTGGTCCGTGGGCGTCATCACCTACATCCT GCTCTGCGGCTTCGAGCCCTTCTTCGACCCGCGAGGGGACCAGTACATGTACAGCCGCATCCTCACCTGCGACTACGAGTTTGTGTCCCCGTGGTGGGATGAGGTTTCCCTCAACGCCAAGGATTTG GTCAGAAAATTGATCGTCCTGGACCCCCAGAAGAGACTGACCGTCTACCAGGCGCTGGAGCATCCCTGGGTCACTGGGAAAGCCGCTAAATTTGCTCACATGGACAGCACGCAGAAGAAACTGCAGGAATTTAACGCCAGGCGGAAGCTGAAG AGCGACTGCCCCGCCATGGCCAAGGTTCCCGTGACCGGGGCCGGCTGCGAGAGCTAA
- the LOC141916245 gene encoding calcium/calmodulin-dependent protein kinase type IV-like isoform X2 — MPSSKTDSEYWIEGSHREMALEDFYVVGPELGRGATSVVYSCEEKGTGAPYAAKILKKTIDKKIVRTEIGVLLRLSHPNIIKLKEIFETPSEIALVLELVTGGELFDRIVERGFYSERDAAHVVKQILEAVSYLHENGVVHRDLKPENLLYADLSPDAPLKIGDFGLSKIVDEQDTMKTVCGTPGYCAPEILHGCPYGPEVDMWSVGVITYILLCGFEPFFDPRGDQYMYSRILTCDYEFVSPWWDEVSLNAKDLVRKLIVLDPQKRLTVYQALEHPWVTGKAAKFAHMDSTQKKLQEFNARRKLKGRGCVWTIADHRRYVSSRCYKTQL, encoded by the exons ATGCCCTCCTCCAAGACCGACAGCGAGTACTGGATCGAGGGGTCCCACCGCGAGATGGCCCTGGAAGATTTCTACGTCGTGGGCCCCGAGCTGGGACG GGGAGCCACCTCGGTGGTGTACAGCTGCGAGGAGAAGGGCACGGGCGCCCCGTACGCCGCCAAGATACTGAAGAAGACG ATCGACAAAAAGATCGTGAGGACGGAGATCGGGGTCCTGCTGCGGCTCTCACACCCCAATATC ATCAAGCTGAAGGAGATTTTTGAGACGCCCTCCGAGATCGCGCTGGTCCTGGAGCTGGTGACGGGAGGAGAGCTCTTCGACAG GATCGTGGAGAGGGGGTTCTACAGCGAGCGGGACGCGGCCCACGTCGTCAAGCAGATCCTGGAAGCTGTTTCG TATCTGCACGAAAACGGAGTCGTCCACCGCGACCTGAAGCCGGAGAACCTGCTCTATGCAGACCTGTCCCCCGATGCTCCCCTTAAAATCG GTGACTTCGGGCTCTCCAAGATCGTGGATGAACAGGACACCATGAAAACCGTCTGCGGGACGCCGGGGTACTGCG CCCCCGAAATCCTCCACGGGTGCCCGTACGGCCCTGAAGTGGATATGTGGTCCGTGGGCGTCATCACCTACATCCT GCTCTGCGGCTTCGAGCCCTTCTTCGACCCGCGAGGGGACCAGTACATGTACAGCCGCATCCTCACCTGCGACTACGAGTTTGTGTCCCCGTGGTGGGATGAGGTTTCCCTCAACGCCAAGGATTTG GTCAGAAAATTGATCGTCCTGGACCCCCAGAAGAGACTGACCGTCTACCAGGCGCTGGAGCATCCCTGGGTCACTGGGAAAGCCGCTAAATTTGCTCACATGGACAGCACGCAGAAGAAACTGCAGGAATTTAACGCCAGGCGGAAGCTGAAG GGGAGAGGGTGCGTCTGGACCATCGCTGACCACCGGCGCTACGTCTCCAGTCGCTGTTACAAGACCCAGCTGTAG
- the LOC141916245 gene encoding calcium/calmodulin-dependent protein kinase type IV-like isoform X1: MPSSKTDSEYWIEGSHREMALEDFYVVGPELGRGATSVVYSCEEKGTGAPYAAKILKKTIDKKIVRTEIGVLLRLSHPNIIKLKEIFETPSEIALVLELVTGGELFDRIVERGFYSERDAAHVVKQILEAVSYLHENGVVHRDLKPENLLYADLSPDAPLKIGDFGLSKIVDEQDTMKTVCGTPGYCAPEILHGCPYGPEVDMWSVGVITYILLCGFEPFFDPRGDQYMYSRILTCDYEFVSPWWDEVSLNAKDLVRKLIVLDPQKRLTVYQALEHPWVTGKAAKFAHMDSTQKKLQEFNARRKLKAAMKAVVASSRLGNHGHHDCSRSGRSQGGPQGACLPQGTGTAGPEATATEDLDAFQSDCPAMAKVPVTGAGCES; encoded by the exons ATGCCCTCCTCCAAGACCGACAGCGAGTACTGGATCGAGGGGTCCCACCGCGAGATGGCCCTGGAAGATTTCTACGTCGTGGGCCCCGAGCTGGGACG GGGAGCCACCTCGGTGGTGTACAGCTGCGAGGAGAAGGGCACGGGCGCCCCGTACGCCGCCAAGATACTGAAGAAGACG ATCGACAAAAAGATCGTGAGGACGGAGATCGGGGTCCTGCTGCGGCTCTCACACCCCAATATC ATCAAGCTGAAGGAGATTTTTGAGACGCCCTCCGAGATCGCGCTGGTCCTGGAGCTGGTGACGGGAGGAGAGCTCTTCGACAG GATCGTGGAGAGGGGGTTCTACAGCGAGCGGGACGCGGCCCACGTCGTCAAGCAGATCCTGGAAGCTGTTTCG TATCTGCACGAAAACGGAGTCGTCCACCGCGACCTGAAGCCGGAGAACCTGCTCTATGCAGACCTGTCCCCCGATGCTCCCCTTAAAATCG GTGACTTCGGGCTCTCCAAGATCGTGGATGAACAGGACACCATGAAAACCGTCTGCGGGACGCCGGGGTACTGCG CCCCCGAAATCCTCCACGGGTGCCCGTACGGCCCTGAAGTGGATATGTGGTCCGTGGGCGTCATCACCTACATCCT GCTCTGCGGCTTCGAGCCCTTCTTCGACCCGCGAGGGGACCAGTACATGTACAGCCGCATCCTCACCTGCGACTACGAGTTTGTGTCCCCGTGGTGGGATGAGGTTTCCCTCAACGCCAAGGATTTG GTCAGAAAATTGATCGTCCTGGACCCCCAGAAGAGACTGACCGTCTACCAGGCGCTGGAGCATCCCTGGGTCACTGGGAAAGCCGCTAAATTTGCTCACATGGACAGCACGCAGAAGAAACTGCAGGAATTTAACGCCAGGCGGAAGCTGAAG GCTGCCATGAAAGCCGTGGTGGCTTCCAGCCGCTTGGGCAACCACGGCCACCACGACTGCTCCCGCAGCGGGCGCAGCcaggggggtccccagggtgccTGCCTGCCCCAGGGGACGGGGACCGCTGGCCCCGAAGCCACCGCCACCGAGGACCTCGACGCTTTCCAGAGCGACTGCCCCGCCATGGCCAAGGTTCCCGTGACCGGGGCCGGCTGCGAGAGCTAA
- the PWWP3A gene encoding PWWP domain-containing DNA repair factor 3A, whose amino-acid sequence MADQEYVLCMWNKRLWPAKVLCETGVAGKTSVTNENVTSFKVEILGLNEQISVNGADAVPLMEECIEEIASNLDQENSSSEAVEELKYRCSLKIALDVLNRNGSAQQVPPSEEGPNAQLSQENDAGSLPSTPLCRCRSKEKLEPEISRRKTEQNTNPSLKTDTKNQNQKASLILEESAKGQESGTNPSKCGIGDLCNTSSSHSEDCKPPESKLLPRQKKIKPGSLTKSKPGSKVSLKPKLGKRKEGKKRPGGAGSPVSPRSGFPTDQAQPLAEGGSPLSVPCKSDTVLPLPRANARKEPGKTLLDSSCTSASDDLESSISSESRSLAEQLDGRKTPVSLKQVNGEEEVGATVSSYRKRRCRSCSESSSGPSNHGTLPDSFPSQHKEEENKKTSHVVMKKIKHFQLPDFEEDEGLELSDLSSKIVSSESLSRLSALVDEEEEEEEELPCILSHHEPQSIEEGLLVWCKLRSYPYWPAVVKYVRRKLRKAYVLLIEENTNYKKKSFSVPLKSLKHFDCEEKQELIERAREDYRQEIEWCIQLISDYRIRVGCRSFTGSFLEYFAADISYPVRKAGYSGLVQMAFPNTSEEDVEESSPELSPQKPSKKLLPDRTRAARDKANKKIVEFIVKTKGAEEHLLAILKSRKPSRWLKEFLNSSQYVTCIETYLEDEEQLDLVVNYLKEVYHEIDTKNLHWINGDGIKFISDVLLPEAIIYAISAVDDIDYKKAEEKYIKGPSVGKREREIFDEEILERKKWKSNADSADSV is encoded by the exons ATGGCAGATCAAGAGTATGTTCTCTGCATGTGGAATAAGCGTTTATGGCCAGCAAAG GTTTTGTGCGAAACTGGAGTTGCTGGGAAAACATCTGTTACTAATGAGAATGTGACTTCTTTTAAAGTTGAAATACTTGGCTTGAATGAACA GATTAGTGTGAACGGTGCAGACGCTGTACCACTGATGGAAGAGTGTATAGAAGAGATCGCCTCTAACTTAG ATCAAGAGAATAGCTCAAGTGAGGCTGTGGAAGAACTGAAATATCGCTGTTCTCTTAAAATTGCCCTGGATGTTTTGAATCGGAATGGCTCGGCCCAACAAGTGCCGCCTTCAGAAGAAGGACCAAACGCTCAGTTATCCCAGGAGAACGATGCGGGATCTCTCCCATCTACCCCCTTATGCAGATGTCGCTCAAAAGAAAAGTTGGAGCCTGAGATTTCcaggaggaaaacagaacaaaacactaACCCCAGCCTGAAGACTgatacaaaaaaccaaaaccagaaagctTCTCTCATTTTGGAGGAGAGTGCTAAAGGACAGGAAAGTGGAACAAACCCTTCCAAGTGTGGTATTGGGGACTTGTGTAATACGTCAAGCTCACATAGTGAAGATTGCAAACCACCAGAATCAAAATTACtaccaagacagaaaaaaatcaagcctgGCTCGTTGACAAAGTCCAAACCAGGAAGTAAAGTCTCCCTTAAGCCCAAGttgggaaaaaggaaggaaggaaaaaaaagaccaggaGGTGCAGGATCACCTGTGTCGCCTAGGAGTGGTTTCCCCACGGATCAAGCCCAGCCCCTCGCCGAGGGGGGGTCCCCTCTGTCTGTCCCCTGCAAGTCTGACACGGTGCTGCCTCTGCCGAGGGCAAACGCCAGAAAGGAGCCTGGAAAGACGTTACTGGATTCCTCTTGTACAAGTGCCTCAGATGACTTGGAAAGCAGCATCAGTAGTGAGAGCAGAAGTCTGGCAGAGCAATTAGATGGAAGGAAAACGCCAGTGAGTTTAAAACAGGTTAATGGAGAAGAAGAGGTTGGTGCAACCGTGTCCTCGTACAGAAAAAGGAGATGTAGGAGTTGCTCTGAATCTTCATCTGGGCCTTCTAACCATGGGACACTTCCTGATAGCTTCCCCTCTCAGcataaggaggaggaaaataagaaaacttCACACGTggttatgaagaaaataaagcactttCAGCTGCCTGACTTTGAGGAAGATGAAG GACTGGAATTGTCTGACCTGTCTTCAAAGATCGTTTCCTCAGAGAGTCTCTCTCGCCTCTCAGCTCTGgtagatgaagaggaggaagaggaggaggaacttCCTTGTATTTTATCACATCACG AACCGCAATCAATTGAAGAAGGGCTTTTGGTCTGGTGCAAACTGCGGAGTTACCCTTACTGGCCAGCAGTG GTAAAATACGTGAGGCGGAAACTCAGAAAGGCATATGTGCTGTTAATAGAAGAGAAtacaaattacaagaaaaaaag TTTCTCAGTACCTCTTAAGAGTCTGAAGCACTTTGAttgtgaagaaaagcaggagCTCATA GAACGAGCCAGAGAAGATTATCGCCAAGAAATCGAGTGGTGTATCCAGTTGATTTCTGACTATCGCATCAGAGTAG GTTGCCGTTCTTTTACGGGATCCTTCTTGGAATATTTCGCTGCTGATATCA GCTACCCAGTCAGGAAGGCGGGTTATTCAGGTTTGGTCCAAATGGCCTTTCCAAACACGTCAGAGGAAGATGTTGAAGAGTCTTCACCAGAACTTTCACCTCAGAAACCCTCCAAGAAACTTCTCCCTGACAGAACAAGAGCTGCCAGAGATAAAGCGAATAAAAAGATAGTGGAGTTTATAGTGAAGACTAAGGGGGCTGAAGAGCATCTTCTGGctattttgaaaagcagaaaaccaTCCCGGTGGCTGAAGGAATTCCTGAATTCAAGTCAGTACGTGACCTGCATTGAAACGTATTTAGAGGATGAAGAACAGTTAGACCTTGTAGTGAACTACTTGAAGGAAGTGTATCATGAGATAGACACTAAAAATCTGCACTGGATTAATGGAGAtggaataaaatttatttcagatgtCCTTTTGCCCGAA GCCATCATTTATGCGATTTCTGCTGTGGATGACATAGATTACAAGAAGGCGGAAGAGAAGTACATAAAAGGACCATCTGTGGGCAAAAg GGAGAGAGAAATATTTGATGAAGAaattctagaaagaaaaaagtggaagagCAACGCAGACTCTGCAGACAGCGTCTGA